The Klebsiella quasivariicola region TTAACGCCCTGCCCGGGCAGGTGTTCCACGGCAAACTGGTCGATATTTTACCGGTAGTGCCGGGAGGAACTTATCAGGCGCAGGGGGCGTTACAGTCGCTGACCGTGACGCCGGGCAGCGATGGCGTGCTGGCGACCATCGAGCTTGATCCTAATGCCGAAATTGATGCGCTGCCTGATGGCATCTACGCGCAGGTGGCGGTCTACTCCGACCATTTCACCCACGTCTCGGTGATGCGTAAAGTGCTGCTGCGCATGACCAGCTGGATGCACTACCTCTATCTCGATCATTAATGCGATCGGCGGCAGGTTGAGCGGGACGCTCACCTGCCTTTTGCCCTGCCCTGAGCCATACTCATATCTTTATTGGCGATAATTTGTTGGCGATAAGGAGCAGGCTATGAAACTGATCGGCAGCTACACCAGTCCCTTTGTGCGCAAAATCTCCGTCATCCTGCTGGAAAAGCGCATCCCGTTTGAGTTTGTCAACGAATCCCCGTACAGCGAAGACAACGGCGTGGCGCGCTATAACCCGCTGGGCAAAGTGCCGGCGCTGGTGACGGACGACGGTGAGTGCTGGTTTGATTCTCCGGTCATCGCCCAGTATCTGGAGCTGCTGGGCGTGGCGCCGCCGATGCTCCCCTCCGACCCCAGAGCCGCTCTCAGGATGCGTCAGCTTGAAGCGCTGGCGGATGGGGTGATGGAGGCCGCCCAGGCACTGGTGCGCGAAAAAGCCCGCCCAGGCGCGCAGCAGTCAGAGCAAGAGCTGCTTCGTCAGCGGGAGAAAGTGGCTCGCGGTCTCGACAGGCTGGAAGCCTGCGCGGCAGACGGAACGCTGCGCGGCGACGAGGTCAATCTGGCGACCATTTCCACGGCCTGCGCCATTGCCTACCTGAACTTTCGCCGGGTAGCGCCCGGCTGGTGCGCCACCCGGCCGCAGCTGGTAAAGCTGGTGGATGCCCTGTTCCAGCGCGCCAGCTTTGCGCGTACCGAACCGCCGCGGACTTGACCCAGGCAGGTAACAGTTTGTGCAAGGAGGCGTTACAATCGCCGCTGATTGTTGACTCCCTCTCCCGTCGGGAGGGGGGAAAATAACTTACCGCCAGGCCCATTCATGACTACCGAAATTCGTGCGCTTTATACCCGGCTTCCGGCCATTGACCGCTTACTACGCGACCCCGCTTTTTCCTCTCTGCTGGCGCAGCACGGCCATTCGCAGGTAGTGGCGCAACTGCGCCAGATGCTCGATGAGGCGCGGGAGCAAATCCGCCAGCATCAGACGCTGCCGGACTGGAGCCATGACTGGCTGAACGCCTGCGCACAGCGGCTGACCGCCAGTCGGCAGAGCGCCCTGCGTCCGGTGTTTAATCTCACCGGTACGGTATTGCATACTAATCTGGGACGCGCCATCCAGGCAGAGTCGGCCGTGGAGGCAGTTGCCAGTGCGATGCGCGCGCCGGTGACCCTCGAATATGATCTCGACGACGCCGGGCGTGGCCATCGCGATCGCGCCATTGCCGATCTGCTGTGCCAGATCACCGGCGCGGAAGATGCCTGCATTGTGAACAACAACGCGGCGGCCGTTCTGTTGATGCTGGCGGCCACCGCCAGCGGCCGCGAAGTGGTGGTCTCCCGCGGCGAACTGGTGGAGATCGGCGGGGCATTTCGCATCCCCGACGTGATGCGCCAGGCGGGTTGTCAGCTGCACGAAGTGGGCACCACCAACCGCACCCATGCTAAAGATTATCGCCAGGCGGTGAATGACAATACTGCGCTGCTGATGAAGGTTCACACCAGCAACTACAGCATTGAAGGCTTTACCAAAGCCGTCGACGAAGCGGAGCTGGCGGCCATTGGCCGCGAACTGGACGTCCCGGTAGTGGCCGACCTGGGCAGCGGGTCGCTGGTGGATCTCAGTCAGTATGGCCTGCCAAAGGAGCCGATGCCGCAGGAGATGATTGCCGCCGGGGTGAGCCTGGTCAGTTTCTCCGGCGATAAGCTGCTCGGCGGTCCGCAGGCCGGAATTATCGTCGGCAAACGCGCGCTGATTGCCCGGCTGCAAAGCCACCCGCTGAAGCGGGCCCTGCGCGCGGATAAAATGACCCTCGCGGCGCTGGAAGCCACGCTGCGCCTCTATCAGCACCCGGAGGCGCTGAGGGAGAAATTGCCGACGCTGCGCCTGCTCACCCGTCCGGCGGAGGAGATCCGCCGGCTGGCTGAACGCCTGCAGCCTGCCCTGGCGGCACACTATGCTGATTTTGCCGTCAGCGTGGCAGCCTGTCAGTCGCAGATTGGCAGTGGTTCGTTACCCGTCGACCGCCTGCCCAGCGCGGCGTTGACCTTTACCCCGCATGACGGCCGCGGCAGCCGGCTGGAGGCGCTGGCGGCCTGCTGGCGCGCGCTGCCGTGTCCGGTGATTGGCCGCATTTATGACGGTCGGCTCTGGCTGGACCTGCGCTGTCTGGAAGATGAAACCCGGTTTATGGAGATGTTGTTACGATGATTATTGCCACCGCTGGACATGTTGACCACGGCAAAACGACGCTGCTGCAGGCGATAACCGGCGTGAATGCCGATCGTCTGCCGGAAGAGAAAGCGCGGGGAATGACGATCGATCTCGGCTATGCCTACTGGCCGCAGCCGGACGGGCGGGTGCTGGGATTTATTGACGTTCCCGGGCACGAAAAGTTTTTGTCCAACATGCTGGCGGGGGTGGGTGGGATCGACCATGCGCTGCTGGTGGTGGCCTGCGATGACGGGGTGATGGCGCAAACCCGCGAACACCTGGCGATCCTGCAGCTGACCGGAAAGCCGACGCTGACCGTGGCGCTCACTAAAACGGACCGCGTGGCGGCCGCCAGGGTGGCGGAAGTTCAGGCAGAGGTCGAGCAGACCCTGCGCAAGCTGGGCTTTGACGCCGTCGCTTTCTTTCCCACCGCGGCACCGGAAAATATCGGTATTGCCGAACTGCGCAGCCATCTGCTGCAGCTTGCGGAGCGTTCCCACCCGCAGCAGCAGCGGTTTCGCCTGGCGCTGGACCGCGCTTTTACCGTCAAGGGGGCGGGGCTGGTGGTCACCGGGACGGCACTCTCCGGCGAAGTACGGGTCGGGGATACCCTGTGGCTCACCGGCGTCAACACGCCGATGCGCGTCCGCGGTCTGCATGCCCAGAACCAAGCGGTTGAACAGGCGCACGCCGGGCAGCGCATTGCGCTGAATATTGTCGGCGATGCGCAAAAAGAGGCCGTGCATCGCGGCGACTGGCTGCTCTCCTCACCGCCGCCGGAGGCCGCAGAGCGGGTGATTGTCGAGCTACAGTGCCATACGCCGCTCAGCCAGTGGCAGCCGCTGCATATTCACCACGCTGCCAGCCACATTACCGGCCGGGTGTCGCTCCTTGAGGGCAACCTGGCGGAGCTGGTGCTGGATACCCCGCTGTGGCTGGCGGATAACGACCGGCTGGTGCTCCGCGATATCTCCGCTCGCTTAACGCTGGCCGGCGCACGGGTGGTGACGCTGGATCCCCCGCGTCGCGGCAAACGGAAACCGGAATATCTGCAGTGGCTGCACGCCCTGGCGGCAGCTGGCGCTGACGATGCGCAGGCGCTGGAGCTGCATCTGCAGCGGGACGCCGTCCGCCTTGAGCGCTTCGCCTGGGCGCGGCAGCTCAGCGAAGCCGGAATGACGGCTCTGATCCAGCGACCGGACTATCTGCAGGCCGGACAGCGCCTGCTCAGCGCGCCGCTTGCCGCCCGCTGGCAGCGAAAATTGCTGGATGCCCTGGCACGCTACCATGAGCAGCATCGCGACGAGCCCGGTCCAGGCCGGGAGCGCCTGCGCCGCATCGCGCTGCCGATGGAAGATGAAGCGCTGGTGCTGCTGCTGATTGAGCAGATGCGCGAGAGCGGCTTAGTCCACAGCCATCACGGTTGGCTGCATTTGCCGGAGCATAAAGCCGGATTTACTGACGAGCAGCAGGCGGTCTGGCAGAAGGTGGAGATCCTGTTCGGCGATGACCCCTGGTGGGTGCGCGATCTTGCGCGCGAAGTCCATGTTGAAGAGTCGCTGATGCGCGCGGTGCTGCGTCAGGCCGCGCAGCAGGGGATGATAACCGCGATCGTAAAGGATCGTTACTACCGCAACGATCGCATTGTGCAGTTCGCCCAGCGGGTGCGCGAGCTGGATCAACTGCGCGGATCAACCTGCGCAGCGGATTTCCGCGATACCTTAAACGTAGGGCGGAAGCTGGCGATCCAGATCCTGGAGTATTTTGACCGGATTGGCTTCACCCGCCGTCGCGGTAACGATCATATCCTGCGCGATAAAGCGCTGTTCCGGTAATCATGATCGCCTGTTCCCCGGCGGGCAGCGCATGGCGACCTGCCGGGGAACAGAATGTCAGCCTTGTCCGTAATAGGCGTTGGCGCCGTGCTTGCGCAGATAGTGTTTATCCAGCAATACCGACTGCATCTCCGGCAGCTGAGGCGAGAGCTGGCGTGAGAACAGCCCCATATACGCGCACTCCTCCAGCACCACGGCGTTATGTACGGCGTCGGCGGCGTCTTTTCCCCAGGCGAACGGACCGTGTGAATGGACAAGTACCGCCGGGATTTGCGCCGGATCGAGGCGCCGTTCTTCAAAGGTCTGAATAATCACTTCGCCAGTCTGATACTCATATTCCCCGTTAATTTCCTCTTCGGTCATCAGGCGGGTACAGGGGATCGCGCCATAGAAGTAGTCGGCGTGGGTGGTGCCCCAGGCGGGCAGATCGAGACCCGCCTGCGACCAGATCGTGGCGTGGCGGGAGTGGGTATGCACGATCCCGCCGATCTGCGGATAGCGGCGGTAAAGCGCCAGATGGGTCGGGGTATCTGATGACGGTTTTTTGCCGCCGGCCACCACCTTGCCGCTGGCGATCTCGACCACGACCATATCCTCGGCGGTCATCACGTCGTATTCCACGCCGGAAGGTTTAATCACCATCAGTGTGCGAGTTTCATCGACCGCGCTGACGTTGCCCCAGGTAAACGTCACCAGCTGGTGCGCCGGGAGCGCCAGGTTGGCCGCCAGCACCTCGGCTTTTAACTGTTCTAACATGCAAATCCTCCTTCCTGCATCCGCGCTTCTATCCAGCGTCGGGCCTCGATAATTTCCAGTACCGGCTCTTTGGCTTTTTCCGTCCACATCTCAATCAGAAATGCGCCGCGATAGTTCAGCTCATGCAGCGTTTTGAAGATGCCGACAAAATCCACACAGCCTTCGCCAAACGGTACGTCGCGGAACTGACCTGGGCTCTGCGCGGTCACCGGCTGGGTATCTTTTAAATGAATGGCGGCGATGCGATCGATACCCAGCTTCAGCTCGGCGGTGACGTCGTTTCCCCAGGCGCTAAGATTGCCCACGTCGGGGTAGACCGAGAACCACGGCGAGGCGAGCATCTCATCCCACTTTTTCCATTTGCTGATGGAGTTCATAAAAGCGGTATCCATGATCTCCACCGCCAGCATCACCTGCGCCGCCGCGGCCTGTTCCACCGCCCATGCCAGCCCTTCGGCGAAGCGCTGTTGGGTGCCTTCATCATGCGCTTCATAATAGACGTCGTACCCTGCCAGCTGGATGGTGCGGATGCCGAGATCGCGCGCCAGATGGATAGCTTTGCTCATGATCTCCCGCGCCCGCTGGCGCACGGCCGCATCGCGGCTGCCAAACGGGAAACGGCGATGGGCAGAGAGGCACATCGACGGGATCGCCACCCCGGTTTCCAGCATGGCGGTGACCAGCGAGGCGCGCTGCGCCGGGCTCCAGTCGAGACGCGACAGCCGCTCGTCGGTCTCATCCACCGACATCTCGACGAAATCAAAGCCGCAGCTTTTCGCCAGCACCAGCCGCTCCGGCCAGCTGAGATCTTTCGCCAGCGCCTTCTCATAGA contains the following coding sequences:
- a CDS encoding glutathione S-transferase, with the protein product MKLIGSYTSPFVRKISVILLEKRIPFEFVNESPYSEDNGVARYNPLGKVPALVTDDGECWFDSPVIAQYLELLGVAPPMLPSDPRAALRMRQLEALADGVMEAAQALVREKARPGAQQSEQELLRQREKVARGLDRLEACAADGTLRGDEVNLATISTACAIAYLNFRRVAPGWCATRPQLVKLVDALFQRASFARTEPPRT
- the selA gene encoding L-seryl-tRNA(Sec) selenium transferase; this encodes MTTEIRALYTRLPAIDRLLRDPAFSSLLAQHGHSQVVAQLRQMLDEAREQIRQHQTLPDWSHDWLNACAQRLTASRQSALRPVFNLTGTVLHTNLGRAIQAESAVEAVASAMRAPVTLEYDLDDAGRGHRDRAIADLLCQITGAEDACIVNNNAAAVLLMLAATASGREVVVSRGELVEIGGAFRIPDVMRQAGCQLHEVGTTNRTHAKDYRQAVNDNTALLMKVHTSNYSIEGFTKAVDEAELAAIGRELDVPVVADLGSGSLVDLSQYGLPKEPMPQEMIAAGVSLVSFSGDKLLGGPQAGIIVGKRALIARLQSHPLKRALRADKMTLAALEATLRLYQHPEALREKLPTLRLLTRPAEEIRRLAERLQPALAAHYADFAVSVAACQSQIGSGSLPVDRLPSAALTFTPHDGRGSRLEALAACWRALPCPVIGRIYDGRLWLDLRCLEDETRFMEMLLR
- the selB gene encoding selenocysteine-specific translation elongation factor, which gives rise to MIIATAGHVDHGKTTLLQAITGVNADRLPEEKARGMTIDLGYAYWPQPDGRVLGFIDVPGHEKFLSNMLAGVGGIDHALLVVACDDGVMAQTREHLAILQLTGKPTLTVALTKTDRVAAARVAEVQAEVEQTLRKLGFDAVAFFPTAAPENIGIAELRSHLLQLAERSHPQQQRFRLALDRAFTVKGAGLVVTGTALSGEVRVGDTLWLTGVNTPMRVRGLHAQNQAVEQAHAGQRIALNIVGDAQKEAVHRGDWLLSSPPPEAAERVIVELQCHTPLSQWQPLHIHHAASHITGRVSLLEGNLAELVLDTPLWLADNDRLVLRDISARLTLAGARVVTLDPPRRGKRKPEYLQWLHALAAAGADDAQALELHLQRDAVRLERFAWARQLSEAGMTALIQRPDYLQAGQRLLSAPLAARWQRKLLDALARYHEQHRDEPGPGRERLRRIALPMEDEALVLLLIEQMRESGLVHSHHGWLHLPEHKAGFTDEQQAVWQKVEILFGDDPWWVRDLAREVHVEESLMRAVLRQAAQQGMITAIVKDRYYRNDRIVQFAQRVRELDQLRGSTCAADFRDTLNVGRKLAIQILEYFDRIGFTRRRGNDHILRDKALFR
- the araD gene encoding L-ribulose-5-phosphate 4-epimerase yields the protein MLEQLKAEVLAANLALPAHQLVTFTWGNVSAVDETRTLMVIKPSGVEYDVMTAEDMVVVEIASGKVVAGGKKPSSDTPTHLALYRRYPQIGGIVHTHSRHATIWSQAGLDLPAWGTTHADYFYGAIPCTRLMTEEEINGEYEYQTGEVIIQTFEERRLDPAQIPAVLVHSHGPFAWGKDAADAVHNAVVLEECAYMGLFSRQLSPQLPEMQSVLLDKHYLRKHGANAYYGQG
- a CDS encoding L-ribulose-5-phosphate 3-epimerase; amino-acid sequence: MRNHPLGIYEKALAKDLSWPERLVLAKSCGFDFVEMSVDETDERLSRLDWSPAQRASLVTAMLETGVAIPSMCLSAHRRFPFGSRDAAVRQRAREIMSKAIHLARDLGIRTIQLAGYDVYYEAHDEGTQQRFAEGLAWAVEQAAAAQVMLAVEIMDTAFMNSISKWKKWDEMLASPWFSVYPDVGNLSAWGNDVTAELKLGIDRIAAIHLKDTQPVTAQSPGQFRDVPFGEGCVDFVGIFKTLHELNYRGAFLIEMWTEKAKEPVLEIIEARRWIEARMQEGGFAC